A part of Primulina eburnea isolate SZY01 chromosome 10, ASM2296580v1, whole genome shotgun sequence genomic DNA contains:
- the LOC140802858 gene encoding uncharacterized protein — translation MTDAWTDRKRRSIMNICVNCKLGTSFLGSIEESMEAHTEVYIFEFVEKYIIEIGPQHVVQVVTDNAANNMAAADLLKVTQPQIFWTSSATHTINLMLEAIGRLLKFSGILEKAKALTIFIYAHHRTLAIMRKYTKKSDIVRPGVTRFATSFLTLESLRDKKDQLRLMFTSDEWSKTKLRSSVKGKAAEAMVTSISFWNGVSLTLNVFTPLVKVLRLVDGDKKPSMAFLLGALKQAKEDIKKSFK, via the coding sequence ATGACCGACGCATGGACCGATCGCAAGAGGAGAAGCATTATGAATATATGTGTTAATTGCAAGCTAGGCACTTCATTCCTTGGTTCTATTGAAGAATCCATGGAGGCACACACCGAGGTTTATATATTTGAGtttgttgaaaaatatatcattGAGATTGGCCCGCAACATGTTGTTCAAGTAGTGACGGACAACGCCGCAAACAATATGGCGGCGGCGGATTTATTGAAGGTTACACAACCTCAAATTTTTTGGACCTCTAGTGCGACTCATACAATCAACCTCATGCTTGAAGCAATTGGAAGACTACTCAAGTTTAGCGGAATACTTGAGAAAGCAAAGGCCTTGACTATATTCATCTATGCACATCATAGAACTTTGGCTATTATGAGGAAATATACCAAGAAGAGTGATATTGTGAGGCCCGGAGTGACTAGATTTGCTACTTCATTTTTGACTTTGGAAAGTCTCAGAGACAAGAAAGATCAATTGAGACTCATGTTTACATCCGATGAATGGAGCAAAACAAAGTTAAGGAGTAGTGTGAAGGGGAAAGCGGCGGAAGCCATGGTAACAAGTATATCTTTTTGGAATGGTGTTTCTTTAACTTTGAATGTTTTCACCCCTTTAGTGAAAGTTTTACGTCTTGTTGACGGTGATAAGAAACCTTCTATGGCATTCTTATTGGGTGCTCTTAAACAAGCCAAAGAAGACATTAAAAAGTCTTTCAAATAA